The following proteins are co-located in the Castanea sativa cultivar Marrone di Chiusa Pesio chromosome 8, ASM4071231v1 genome:
- the LOC142607489 gene encoding uncharacterized protein LOC142607489 translates to MSSKERPTLGGTRIKTRKRNIAAPLDPAAFADAVVQIYLDNAGDLELIAKSLESADLNFSRYGDTFFEVVFTGGRTQPGTTKPDEGERHPYSIIDCEPTRELILPSVIYIQKILRRKPFLIKNLENVMRRFLQSLELFEENERKKLAIFTALAFSQKLSGLPPETVFQPLLKDNLVAKGLVLSFITDFFKEYLIDNSLDDLISILKRGKVEENLLDFFPSAKRSPEGFSEHFTKEGLVPLVEYNEKKIFEVKLKDMKSALTTQITEEVDISEVIETVKQRVKDAKLPDIEVVRILWDVIMDAVQWSGKNQQQNANAALRQVKTWATLLNTFCTNGKLELELMYKVQMQCYEDAKLMKLFPEIVRSLYDQDVLAEDTILHWFRKGTNPKGRQTFVKALESFVNWLEEAEEEE, encoded by the exons ATGAG CTCGAAGGAGAGACCCACTCTTGG TGGTACGCGGATTAAGACCCGCAAACGGAACATTGCAGCGCCGCTGGACCCTGCAGCATTTGCGGATGCAGTGGTCCAGATTTATTTGGATAATGCTGGTGATCTG GAACTTATCGCTAAGAGTCTTGAATCTGCAGATCTTAATTTCTCAAGATACGGTGACACCTTTTTTGAG GTTGTTTTCACAGGGGGGCGTACACAACCTGGAACAACCAAACCTGATGAGGGGGAGCGCCACCCTTACTCTATAATAGACTGTGAGCCTACACGAGAACTTATTTTACCATCTGTAATCTACATACAGAAAATTTTACGGCGGAAgccatttctcataaaaaatctTGAGAATGTCATGCGAAGATTCCTGCAGTCCTTGGAGCTTTTTGAGGAAAATGAGAGGAAGAAGCTGGCAATTTTCACAGCACTTGCTTTCTCCCAGAAGTTATCAGGTCTTCCACCAGAGACAGTGTTCCAGCCACTGCTCAAGGATAATCTTGTGGCCAAAGGGCTAGTTCTTTCTTTTATAACTGACTTCTTTAAGGAGTATCTGATTGATAATAGCCTTGATGATTTGATTTCTATACTGAAGCGGGGTAAAGTGGAGGAAAACCTTCTGGACTTCTTCCCATCTGCAAAACGGTCCCCTGAGGGTTTCTCAGAGCATTTCAC GAAGGAAGGGTTGGTACCTTTGGTCGAGTACaatgagaagaaaatatttgaagtGAAACTTAAGGACATGAAATCTGCTTTAACAACCCAGATAACAGAGGAGGTTGACATATCTGAAGTCATAGAAACTGTGAAGCAGCGTGTTAAAGATGCTAAGTTGCCAGACATTGAGGTTGTGAGGATTTTGTGGGATGTCATAATGGATGCTGTTCAGTGGTCTGGAAAGAACCAGCAGCAAAATGCTAATGCAGCTCTACGCCAG GTGAAAACATGGGCGACACTGTTGAATACTTTCTGCACCAATGGGAAACTTGAGCTGGAACTCATGTACAAAGTTCAGATGCAATGCTATGAGGATGCTAAGCTCATGAAGCTGTTCCCTGAGATTGTGAGGTCTCTCTATGATCAGGATGTACTGGCAGAAGACACCATTCTTCACTGGTTCCGCAAAGGAACAAACCCCAAGGGCAG GCAAACCTTTGTCAAGGCCCTGGAGTCCTTTGTGAATTGGCTGGAGGAGGCTGAAGAAGAGGAATAA